One window of the Gemmatimonadales bacterium genome contains the following:
- a CDS encoding FAD-binding oxidoreductase, whose protein sequence is MTDLVVDRDVREGYAADASGLTLLPDAVARPDSAAEVVDLLRNATADRTWVTPAGGQTSTTASSIADRGILLSTRRMDRILDVDPAARIARVESGVLIGDLQRALAPHGLFFAPDPTSEQECTVGGAIACNASGPRTLRYGATGAHLRAVTVALASGEVLELRRPALEKNTVGYPPLQDLVSWFVGSEGTLGVVLSAELALLPRPAVELGLAIPFAAEEDALAFIVAARESAVVAPRCLEFLDKGAAAIARHDGGDAVWPEGVGAVAYVEEAREDEPPLEAWLELAEQHGALVDAVNAFEGDTALVVARRLRHAVPAQMHERAAAFRPQGGRRISTDWAVPYRELADTIRTVRRRAAEAGVLEPVIFGHAGNGHPHCNYIGRDAAEVSRIEAVVERTLRDVVAGGGTVAAEHGIGKIKAKWLPLQFDGTQQRMLRAIKRELDPLGLMAPGNILAS, encoded by the coding sequence GTGACCGACCTCGTCGTCGACCGGGACGTCAGGGAAGGCTACGCTGCCGACGCCTCCGGCCTGACCCTGCTGCCTGATGCGGTGGCGCGTCCTGACAGCGCTGCCGAGGTGGTTGACTTGCTGCGCAATGCAACTGCCGACCGCACCTGGGTCACGCCGGCAGGTGGTCAGACGAGCACGACCGCGTCCAGCATTGCCGATCGGGGGATCCTGCTCTCGACTCGCCGAATGGACCGGATCCTCGACGTCGATCCGGCGGCTCGGATTGCCCGGGTCGAGTCGGGTGTTCTGATAGGCGACCTGCAGCGAGCTCTGGCCCCGCACGGTTTGTTCTTCGCGCCAGATCCAACGAGCGAGCAGGAGTGTACCGTCGGTGGCGCGATTGCCTGTAATGCGTCCGGGCCGAGAACGTTGCGCTATGGCGCGACCGGGGCGCACCTGCGGGCCGTGACGGTTGCGCTTGCTTCGGGCGAAGTGCTGGAACTGCGCCGCCCGGCGCTCGAAAAGAACACGGTCGGGTACCCGCCGCTGCAGGATCTCGTCTCTTGGTTCGTGGGGAGTGAAGGCACGCTTGGCGTGGTGCTGTCGGCGGAACTTGCCCTGCTGCCCCGACCGGCGGTGGAACTTGGCCTTGCGATTCCGTTCGCTGCGGAAGAGGATGCGTTGGCCTTTATCGTCGCAGCGAGGGAGTCGGCGGTCGTGGCACCGCGCTGCCTCGAGTTCCTCGACAAGGGCGCGGCGGCCATCGCGCGCCACGACGGCGGAGACGCCGTCTGGCCCGAGGGCGTTGGCGCGGTGGCCTACGTCGAGGAGGCGCGGGAGGATGAGCCGCCGCTCGAGGCTTGGCTCGAGCTTGCGGAGCAGCATGGTGCACTGGTCGACGCGGTCAACGCGTTCGAGGGCGATACCGCGCTGGTCGTCGCTCGCCGGCTGCGTCATGCCGTGCCGGCGCAGATGCACGAGCGGGCCGCCGCGTTCCGCCCGCAGGGCGGACGGCGGATCTCGACCGACTGGGCGGTGCCGTATCGTGAACTGGCGGATACGATCAGGACAGTCCGGCGCCGAGCGGCCGAGGCGGGGGTGTTGGAGCCGGTCATCTTCGGGCACGCCGGCAATGGCCATCCCCATTGCAATTACATTGGCAGGGATGCGGCCGAGGTTAGCCGGATCGAGGCCGTCGTCGAGCGCACCTTGCGAGATGTCGTTGCGGGAGGCGGAACGGTAGCTGCCGAGCACGGTATCGGAAAGATCAAGGCCAAGTGGTTGCCGCTCCAGTTCGACGGGACTCAGCAGCGGATGCTTCGCGCCATCAAGCGTGAACTGGATCCCCTCGGCCTGATGGCGCCCGGGAACATTCTCGCCAGCTGA
- a CDS encoding carboxypeptidase-like regulatory domain-containing protein, which yields MSGSGRVWTAVIMVLLTAGPVCAQGGLTGRVVGGSPVTPLAGVEVEIRGTSLRTTTDSAGDFRIDDVGPGQHVALFRRIGFQPAERRVSIGSGETTHLRVELMAAAVVLDSVTVEAESVERLNPRMAGFTERRKLGVGRFLDYREMTERQGRDIESLLRELKVPFLRNQRGRFAGEKRGPSSLQRGAEQCLTKVMIDGIVVTSTLLRHESDVFYLHQYPHPRSLAAVEYYRGAGQIPLEFQTDESQCGMIVIWTRMR from the coding sequence GTGAGCGGATCAGGTCGGGTATGGACGGCCGTGATCATGGTGCTGCTAACGGCTGGGCCGGTATGTGCGCAGGGAGGGTTGACGGGGCGCGTGGTCGGCGGCAGTCCCGTCACTCCCCTGGCCGGCGTGGAGGTCGAGATTCGGGGCACCTCGCTGCGGACGACGACCGATAGCGCCGGCGATTTTCGGATCGACGACGTCGGACCGGGGCAGCACGTCGCACTCTTCCGTCGGATCGGATTCCAGCCGGCGGAACGGCGTGTCTCGATCGGCTCCGGCGAGACGACGCATCTCCGCGTAGAACTCATGGCAGCGGCGGTCGTGCTTGACTCGGTCACCGTCGAGGCGGAATCCGTCGAACGGCTCAATCCCCGCATGGCGGGGTTCACGGAGCGGCGCAAGCTGGGCGTCGGACGATTCCTCGATTACCGCGAGATGACGGAGCGGCAAGGGCGCGACATCGAGAGTTTGCTGCGGGAGCTCAAGGTGCCGTTCCTGCGCAACCAGCGAGGACGATTTGCCGGCGAGAAACGGGGTCCATCGTCGCTGCAGCGGGGTGCCGAGCAGTGCCTGACCAAGGTGATGATCGACGGCATCGTCGTGACCAGCACGTTGCTTCGTCATGAGTCCGATGTCTTCTACCTGCATCAGTATCCACACCCGCGCAGCCTCGCCGCCGTCGAATATTATCGTGGCGCGGGCCAGATTCCGCTCGAGTTCCAGACGGATGAATCGCAGTGTGGGATGATTGTCATCTGGACGCGAATGCGGTAG
- a CDS encoding amidohydrolase family protein — protein MIRSVRRAWCGVMLLAAGPIAVSAQGARDFVSVDAPVVALTNVKVVDGTGAAPRDDQTILIERGRISWVGASGSAKIPANARVLALPGHTVIPGMVGLHDHTFYGGGGWPFVHQPVSAPRLYLASGVTTIRTTGTNAPYQDLILKRAIESGAEAGPRMYLTGPYITGPGGNHGIMHEVSTPEAARRIAAYWAAEGASWLKVYDRISRAELKALVEEAHKHGVKVTGHLCSVGYREAVAAGMDAVEHGLYANQEYDPAKRPDQCPGVKMSVFEALDINGDAVRATFKDMIANKVAMTSTVVIFEGLMVGRPPIEQRTMDALYPPAKEAYLRAREALGSPEGRAAAVTDAGFKKLLEYELAFVRAGGLLGAGVDPTGIGGILAGFGNQRNYELFLEGGFTPVEAIQVMTANGAKILGADAEYGTISPGKYADLVVLNGDPIARPAEIRNVTLVFREGIGYDSAKLIASVKGTVGLR, from the coding sequence GTGATCCGTTCCGTTCGCAGGGCCTGGTGTGGGGTGATGCTGTTGGCGGCGGGGCCGATTGCCGTGTCAGCGCAAGGGGCGCGAGATTTCGTCTCCGTCGACGCCCCCGTCGTTGCGCTGACCAACGTCAAAGTGGTCGACGGCACCGGAGCGGCGCCACGCGATGATCAGACCATCCTGATCGAGCGTGGCAGGATTAGCTGGGTTGGCGCGAGTGGCTCGGCCAAGATCCCGGCCAACGCGCGCGTGCTCGCCTTGCCCGGCCATACCGTCATTCCCGGCATGGTTGGCCTCCACGATCACACGTTCTACGGAGGCGGCGGGTGGCCGTTCGTGCACCAGCCGGTCAGTGCGCCTCGACTCTACCTTGCGTCGGGTGTCACCACGATTCGCACCACCGGAACCAATGCACCCTATCAGGATCTGATCCTCAAGCGCGCCATCGAGAGCGGCGCCGAGGCGGGTCCGAGGATGTACCTGACCGGGCCGTATATCACGGGCCCGGGGGGCAATCATGGAATCATGCATGAGGTCAGCACGCCTGAGGCCGCTCGGCGCATCGCAGCGTACTGGGCTGCTGAGGGAGCGAGCTGGCTCAAGGTGTATGACCGGATTTCCAGGGCGGAACTCAAGGCACTGGTTGAGGAAGCGCACAAGCACGGCGTCAAAGTGACCGGGCATCTCTGCTCGGTGGGCTACCGCGAGGCAGTGGCAGCCGGGATGGATGCCGTCGAGCATGGCCTCTATGCCAACCAGGAGTACGATCCCGCCAAGCGTCCGGACCAGTGCCCGGGTGTGAAGATGAGCGTGTTCGAAGCGCTCGACATCAACGGCGATGCGGTCCGCGCGACGTTCAAGGATATGATCGCCAACAAGGTCGCCATGACGTCGACGGTGGTGATCTTCGAGGGCCTGATGGTCGGGCGGCCTCCCATCGAGCAGCGCACCATGGACGCGCTCTATCCTCCGGCAAAGGAGGCGTATCTCCGGGCGCGGGAGGCGCTGGGATCACCGGAAGGTCGGGCCGCTGCGGTAACCGATGCAGGCTTCAAGAAGCTGCTCGAGTACGAGCTTGCGTTTGTGCGCGCCGGTGGTCTGCTTGGTGCTGGGGTCGATCCGACCGGCATCGGTGGCATTCTCGCCGGGTTCGGCAACCAGCGGAACTACGAACTATTTCTGGAGGGCGGCTTCACGCCGGTCGAAGCCATTCAGGTCATGACGGCCAACGGGGCCAAGATCCTGGGCGCGGACGCCGAGTATGGTACGATTTCACCGGGGAAGTATGCCGACCTGGTGGTCCTGAATGGTGATCCGATTGCTCGTCCTGCAGAGATCCGGAACGTCACCCTCGTTTTCCGTGAGGGGATCGGCTACGACTCGGCGAAGCTGATCGCGTCGGTGAAGGGAACGGTGGGATTGCGCTAG
- a CDS encoding FKBP-type peptidyl-prolyl cis-trans isomerase, which produces MALTLTLGAASCGSDSSGPDDPDIATTTFAPSLGVDLSAMTVTGTGLYWRDLTVGSGTTATIGRQVGVIYTGWLVNGTQFDSNVGRALLSFRVGLGEVVPGFDEGVRGMAVGGERQLIIPPSLGYGRSGSGPIPPNAILVFRVQLVSAQ; this is translated from the coding sequence ATGGCATTGACCCTGACGCTCGGAGCCGCTTCCTGCGGCTCCGACTCCTCCGGTCCCGACGATCCGGATATTGCCACCACGACCTTTGCGCCCTCGCTCGGCGTGGACCTGAGCGCCATGACCGTGACGGGAACGGGCCTCTACTGGCGGGACCTGACGGTCGGCAGCGGAACGACGGCAACCATCGGTCGGCAGGTCGGGGTGATCTACACCGGCTGGCTGGTCAACGGCACGCAGTTCGACTCCAACGTCGGTCGGGCCCTGCTCAGCTTCCGCGTTGGCCTGGGAGAGGTCGTTCCGGGGTTCGACGAGGGTGTGCGCGGCATGGCGGTCGGGGGCGAACGCCAACTGATCATTCCCCCTTCACTCGGCTACGGCAGGTCCGGCAGCGGCCCGATTCCTCCGAATGCCATTTTGGTCTTCCGGGTCCAACTGGTATCAGCACAGTAA
- a CDS encoding DinB family protein produces the protein MSHTPRDYLLRQLDLAWMLASYHLDTLTTDECLWHPTGHGMHLRQDEGGRWAVDWPEREEYDIGPPSAGWVTWHMLFWWSMVLDYSFGNGTLRREDVRWPGSADEVRAQLGRHYRTWRERIEALSDREITSSERTRWPFPDRPFGDVVAWATIELTKNAAELGYARFLYGARGR, from the coding sequence ATGAGCCACACACCCCGAGATTACCTGCTGCGCCAGCTCGACCTGGCGTGGATGCTTGCGAGCTACCACCTCGATACACTGACCACTGACGAGTGCCTCTGGCATCCGACCGGACATGGCATGCATCTCCGGCAGGACGAAGGTGGGCGCTGGGCGGTGGACTGGCCGGAGCGCGAAGAGTATGACATCGGTCCGCCAAGTGCCGGCTGGGTCACGTGGCACATGCTGTTCTGGTGGTCAATGGTGCTCGATTACTCCTTCGGGAACGGAACGCTTCGCCGGGAGGATGTTCGCTGGCCCGGCAGCGCGGACGAGGTGCGCGCGCAGCTGGGGCGGCATTACCGCACCTGGCGCGAGCGAATCGAAGCGCTGTCTGATCGCGAAATCACCTCTTCGGAACGGACGCGGTGGCCGTTTCCCGATCGCCCCTTCGGCGACGTCGTGGCCTGGGCGACGATCGAACTGACCAAGAATGCGGCCGAGCTTGGCTATGCGCGCTTCCTCTATGGTGCTCGGGGCCGCTGA
- a CDS encoding DUF4412 domain-containing protein — MLRAILVGAVGLAAVSVSLSAQAFEGTIVTQYFDRGKASMEVVTSHKGDKSRIDMKAGQESGYSVLDLRAGSMTMVMPSQKMYMVTSFKGAAVGDDTPDNTKLPKIEPTGQSETIAGHRCEHYLVTSDDAVMDICAAKGLGFFGMSGQGGGQMGRGPGSSVPLQYRQLAEHFKDGFQPLKIEQIKGSKRELVMEVRSVEKKSLAADLFEVPAGYRKMDMGGLPGRIPGMPRRP, encoded by the coding sequence ATGCTTCGAGCCATTCTTGTCGGTGCGGTCGGGTTGGCCGCCGTATCGGTTTCCCTGTCTGCGCAGGCATTCGAGGGCACCATCGTGACACAGTATTTCGATCGCGGCAAGGCCTCTATGGAAGTCGTGACGAGCCACAAGGGTGACAAGTCGCGTATCGACATGAAGGCGGGTCAGGAGTCCGGGTATTCCGTGCTCGACCTGCGGGCGGGGTCGATGACGATGGTGATGCCGTCCCAGAAGATGTATATGGTCACGTCCTTCAAGGGCGCCGCAGTCGGCGACGACACGCCTGACAACACCAAGTTGCCGAAGATCGAACCGACCGGTCAGAGCGAGACGATTGCCGGGCATCGCTGCGAGCACTACCTGGTGACGTCGGACGACGCTGTCATGGATATCTGTGCGGCCAAGGGCCTGGGCTTTTTCGGCATGTCCGGTCAGGGCGGCGGGCAGATGGGGCGTGGTCCAGGGTCATCGGTTCCGCTTCAGTACCGACAGCTCGCCGAGCATTTCAAAGACGGCTTCCAGCCGCTCAAGATCGAACAGATCAAGGGCTCCAAGCGCGAGCTGGTGATGGAGGTGAGGTCGGTCGAGAAGAAGTCGCTCGCTGCCGATCTGTTCGAGGTCCCGGCTGGCTACAGGAAGATGGATATGGGGGGCCTGCCCGGTCGAATTCCCGGAATGCCGCGGCGTCCGTAG
- a CDS encoding carboxypeptidase-like regulatory domain-containing protein, with amino-acid sequence MSVLTPARVGWIAVCCVVALWWEPVHGQAVLTGRVAGGTPIGPLLGALVEIRGLELGAITDSTGQFRIDGIRPGQHEVLVRRIGYRPLRQRIRFGADEVVRVGFRLEEIPIVLDSVTVRADDLTWPNPMMAGFEQRLKLGLGRFLDHYQLMEKEGQSLESTLRELGVPIEYGRRGAYAAESRGSSSMQQRTCPARVILDGALLNWTRDTLYLRDLPPVRLVAGVEYYRGSAQIPLMFQTDGGMCGVLVIWTRLR; translated from the coding sequence ATGTCGGTGCTGACCCCGGCGCGGGTTGGATGGATTGCGGTTTGCTGCGTCGTCGCGCTCTGGTGGGAGCCGGTTCACGGGCAGGCCGTTTTGACCGGCCGGGTTGCCGGTGGGACGCCGATCGGCCCTCTTCTCGGTGCGCTGGTTGAAATTCGGGGGCTCGAGCTCGGTGCCATCACCGATTCGACCGGTCAATTCCGGATCGATGGCATTCGGCCGGGCCAGCATGAGGTTCTGGTTCGGCGGATCGGATATCGTCCGCTGCGGCAGCGGATTCGCTTCGGAGCAGATGAGGTTGTGCGCGTCGGGTTCCGCCTCGAGGAGATTCCGATCGTTCTCGATTCTGTCACAGTTCGCGCCGACGACTTGACTTGGCCCAATCCGATGATGGCTGGCTTCGAGCAGCGATTGAAGCTTGGGCTCGGCAGGTTCCTCGATCACTATCAGCTGATGGAGAAGGAGGGGCAGAGCCTCGAAAGCACCCTGCGAGAGCTTGGGGTACCGATCGAATATGGACGGCGTGGAGCCTATGCGGCCGAGTCGCGAGGGTCGTCGAGCATGCAGCAGAGGACGTGTCCGGCACGAGTCATTCTCGATGGTGCACTGCTCAACTGGACGCGTGACACGCTTTACCTGCGAGACCTGCCGCCGGTCAGGCTCGTGGCCGGAGTCGAATACTATCGCGGTTCGGCCCAGATCCCGCTGATGTTCCAGACCGACGGCGGCATGTGCGGTGTGCTGGTAATCTGGACCCGGCTTCGGTAA
- a CDS encoding YpdA family putative bacillithiol disulfide reductase: MHPHEPILIVGAGPIGLATAIAAKRRGFNPAVIDAGAIAESIVRYPNGMSFFTTPERLEIGNHPIVTSGAKPTREDALMYYRGVARVEGLRIHPYTRLVGAQRREGAIHCVLERTLGEKRPELVVAERLVLATGYFGHPNRLEVPGEDLPHVTHYPEEAHPLAGLDVVIVGAKNSAIELALAAFRVGARVTVVCRGPELKPSVKYWLRPDFLNRVKAGEIAVHWNTTVAAITRQQVSIRGPEGEGGLAADRVFLLTGYRPDFELLQRIGILLDPETGRPSHDPTTLETNVPGVYLAGSLTAGKFISEVFIENGRYDGEKIFGDPTSRTRAGQAADAIYRPLGE, translated from the coding sequence ATGCATCCACATGAACCGATCCTCATCGTCGGGGCGGGGCCGATCGGGCTGGCCACGGCAATTGCCGCCAAACGGCGAGGGTTCAACCCGGCCGTCATCGATGCCGGGGCGATTGCCGAATCGATCGTCCGCTATCCCAACGGGATGTCGTTCTTTACGACCCCGGAGCGGCTCGAGATCGGGAATCATCCGATCGTCACGTCCGGCGCCAAACCAACGCGGGAAGATGCCCTGATGTACTATCGTGGCGTGGCCCGGGTGGAGGGTCTTCGGATCCACCCGTACACTCGCCTGGTTGGGGCGCAGCGGCGTGAGGGCGCCATCCACTGTGTCCTGGAGCGAACGTTAGGCGAGAAGCGACCGGAGCTGGTGGTGGCTGAGCGTCTGGTGCTCGCGACCGGGTATTTCGGGCATCCCAACCGGCTCGAGGTTCCCGGCGAGGACCTGCCGCACGTGACCCATTACCCCGAGGAGGCCCATCCGCTGGCCGGTCTCGATGTCGTGATCGTCGGCGCCAAAAACTCGGCGATCGAGCTGGCGCTGGCCGCGTTTCGGGTCGGGGCGAGAGTGACGGTGGTGTGCCGCGGCCCCGAGCTCAAGCCGAGTGTCAAGTACTGGTTGCGCCCGGATTTCCTGAACCGGGTCAAAGCCGGCGAAATCGCGGTTCACTGGAATACCACGGTAGCCGCCATCACGCGGCAGCAGGTGAGCATTCGCGGGCCCGAGGGCGAGGGGGGGCTCGCTGCGGACCGCGTGTTCCTGCTGACCGGCTATCGACCTGACTTTGAGCTGCTGCAGCGGATTGGCATCCTGCTCGACCCTGAGACGGGTCGCCCGTCGCACGACCCGACCACGCTCGAGACCAACGTGCCGGGGGTGTACCTCGCGGGGAGTCTGACGGCGGGGAAATTCATTTCCGAGGTGTTCATCGAAAACGGCCGCTACGACGGCGAGAAGATTTTTGGTGATCCGACGTCACGGACGCGGGCAGGCCAGGCGGCCGATGCGATTTATCGGCCGCTTGGCGAGTAG
- a CDS encoding S9 family peptidase produces the protein MSELRPRPLRVLLLLAAIAGPATAQAPTAGKPTSTDEVIQSERFAVPPDSVSAAVLAPRYLNISPANPSPDKLRFVHEVGDGPVGMDIFAKPYDELGGLFIDVAANRNRNLTLRNSVRLDLVSAADGSITRIETPAGSRVSNPTWSPDGRHLAFYLHTTDATHLWVADAATGRARQVTRTPVLATLLTEVSWTSDSRRIATVLIPANRGTRPTAPRVPTGPQVKLAEEKDKNLLRTYQSLMATPTDQALLAWHTTGQLALIDVASRAVTMVGTPAMIRTVEAGSGGPYLRVIRMVEPFSYVVPVSSFGTVDEIWSTDGAVLATIDRQPLNLGVDTTRTPSAPGVGGGDGNIRRREVAWRADGKGLSFLEQEPAAAGADGARNEEDGSPARRRDRVMLWPAPFDSTSISVIYSTTGRITNHRFSPDHTVLFATERTGQNVHEYAVALAEPDKKVTLARYRTDDVYGNPGNLILAGSAVQAPNPFAFQFGGGPRGARVVEVSSDGASAYYYGLAYDKNPQAAGPRSYIDRVNIRDGRKTRVFESDNAGVFERVIATHDIEARRLVVSRESSTAVPQAFLRNGDELTQITRNIDYTPDLTNAPRESFIVERPDGFKFKVNVTLPPGYQPGTRLPAMFWFYPREFTGQDEYDRGARTFNKNEFPSFNPRSIQYLVRLGYAVVEPDAPIVGSAGQQNNNYENDLRNNLAAVIDEVDRRGLVDRTRLGIGGHSYGAFSTVNAMSHTPFFKAGIAGNGNYNRTLTPLAFQTERRTLWESRDTYLSMSPILHVNNLTGALLMYHGMSDQNVGTELSNSPRLFHALNGLGKVTSLYLYPFEDHGPATRETLLDLWARWSAWLDKYVRSAAPTESKPVSE, from the coding sequence ATGTCTGAACTTCGGCCCCGCCCCTTGCGGGTCCTGTTGCTGCTCGCTGCGATCGCAGGGCCCGCAACCGCCCAGGCACCGACTGCCGGGAAGCCAACCTCGACGGATGAGGTCATCCAGTCCGAACGCTTCGCGGTGCCCCCCGACTCCGTCAGCGCAGCCGTGCTTGCTCCGCGATACCTCAACATTTCGCCGGCCAACCCGAGTCCGGATAAGCTGCGCTTCGTTCATGAAGTGGGTGACGGCCCGGTCGGCATGGACATCTTCGCGAAGCCGTACGACGAGCTCGGGGGCCTCTTCATCGACGTCGCCGCCAACCGGAACCGCAACCTGACCCTCCGGAACTCGGTACGCCTCGACCTCGTCTCGGCAGCTGACGGCAGCATTACCCGGATTGAGACCCCGGCCGGGTCTCGGGTTTCCAACCCGACCTGGAGTCCCGACGGCCGCCACCTCGCATTCTACCTGCACACCACCGACGCCACCCATCTCTGGGTCGCCGACGCGGCGACGGGTCGAGCCCGCCAGGTCACCCGCACGCCCGTGCTCGCCACGCTGCTGACCGAGGTGAGCTGGACCAGCGATAGCCGTCGCATCGCGACGGTCCTGATCCCGGCAAACCGCGGCACCCGGCCGACCGCACCCCGAGTCCCGACCGGACCCCAGGTCAAGCTGGCCGAAGAGAAGGACAAGAACCTGCTCCGCACCTACCAGAGCCTGATGGCGACCCCGACCGATCAGGCCCTGCTCGCATGGCATACCACCGGCCAGCTTGCCCTGATCGATGTTGCCAGTCGCGCCGTGACCATGGTCGGCACGCCGGCAATGATCCGAACCGTCGAGGCCGGCTCGGGCGGCCCCTACCTCCGGGTCATCCGAATGGTGGAGCCATTCTCCTACGTCGTACCGGTGTCGAGTTTCGGTACCGTGGACGAGATCTGGAGCACGGATGGCGCGGTGCTTGCCACCATCGACCGCCAGCCCCTCAATCTCGGCGTCGATACCACTCGAACCCCGTCCGCACCCGGCGTGGGTGGCGGCGACGGCAACATCCGGCGCCGGGAAGTCGCCTGGCGGGCAGATGGCAAGGGCCTGTCCTTCCTGGAACAGGAGCCAGCCGCTGCCGGCGCCGACGGCGCCCGAAACGAGGAGGACGGCTCGCCCGCCCGGCGACGCGATCGCGTCATGCTCTGGCCCGCGCCGTTCGACAGCACCAGCATCTCGGTGATCTACTCCACCACGGGTCGCATCACCAATCACCGCTTCTCACCCGACCACACGGTGCTGTTTGCTACGGAGCGAACCGGACAGAATGTGCACGAGTATGCGGTAGCCCTCGCGGAACCCGACAAGAAGGTCACCCTGGCCAGATACAGGACCGATGACGTCTATGGCAATCCGGGCAACTTGATTCTGGCCGGGAGCGCCGTGCAGGCACCGAATCCCTTTGCCTTTCAGTTCGGCGGCGGCCCGCGAGGAGCGCGAGTCGTCGAGGTTTCATCCGACGGAGCGAGCGCCTACTACTACGGCTTGGCGTACGACAAGAACCCGCAGGCCGCCGGACCGCGCAGCTACATCGACCGCGTCAACATCCGCGACGGTAGGAAGACCCGCGTCTTTGAGAGCGACAACGCCGGCGTGTTCGAACGCGTGATCGCTACGCATGACATCGAAGCGCGACGCCTGGTGGTGTCCCGCGAATCGTCGACAGCCGTTCCCCAGGCCTTCCTGCGCAACGGCGACGAGCTGACCCAGATCACCCGGAACATCGACTACACCCCGGACCTGACCAACGCGCCCCGCGAAAGCTTCATCGTGGAGCGACCGGACGGGTTCAAGTTCAAGGTCAATGTCACACTACCCCCGGGCTATCAGCCCGGTACGCGGCTTCCGGCCATGTTCTGGTTCTATCCGCGCGAGTTTACCGGCCAGGATGAGTACGATCGGGGTGCCCGGACCTTCAACAAGAACGAGTTCCCGAGCTTCAACCCCCGATCCATCCAGTACCTGGTCCGGCTCGGCTATGCCGTCGTCGAACCCGATGCCCCGATCGTCGGATCGGCTGGGCAGCAGAACAACAACTACGAGAATGATCTTCGCAACAACCTCGCGGCCGTGATCGACGAAGTCGATCGGCGCGGCCTGGTCGACCGGACCAGGCTGGGCATCGGCGGGCACAGCTATGGAGCGTTCTCGACCGTCAACGCCATGTCGCACACGCCATTCTTCAAGGCCGGTATCGCGGGCAACGGGAACTACAACCGAACGCTGACCCCGCTGGCCTTCCAGACCGAACGGCGCACCCTCTGGGAATCACGGGACACCTATCTCAGCATGTCCCCCATCCTGCACGTCAACAACCTGACGGGCGCCCTCCTGATGTACCACGGCATGAGCGATCAGAACGTAGGAACCGAGCTGTCCAACTCGCCCAGGCTGTTTCATGCGCTGAACGGACTGGGCAAGGTCACCTCACTCTACCTCTATCCCTTCGAGGACCACGGCCCGGCCACCCGAGAAACCCTCCTCGATCTTTGGGCCCGCTGGTCCGCCTGGCTCGACAAGTACGTGCGCAGCGCCGCACCAACCGAAAGCAAGCCGGTTTCAGAATGA